The genomic region taatcaatcttttTCAGCTAggcatcttttgtaccaggctgtaagcatgtttttatcagctgtaaaaatggccaatttcccattgcagtcagaaatgacctggacttcctggagccagccccccaaggcgagtcgatgaattgcagttttagttacttccgtattggcttcccgagggagagcgggaggttgccgcttgatacTGACACACTATAAATTACCAAAGCTTTCTactccagtcatcttcgtcttgaagaatctccCTTCCACCCAAACTCCTCCCCTTCTCTGATAGGGCGGCATGTTGGCCCAGTGGGTAgaattgttgcctcacagcaagaacgccgctGGTTCGGCCCTCTCCAAACCGGTCgccatttctgtgcggagtttgcatgttctccccgtgtttcgtgtgggttttcccggggttctccggtttcctcccagcGTCCAAAAGACATACACCATAGGAAAACATCCAAAGGCAACTCTTAGTCAGATATATCTCAGCAGTTCACaagtaggggagttctcgagacctacctgagctcaaactctcctctcgcccttcaaactggatggagccctgggctcaaggatattctgagctcagtgctctctcccaggacaaacacgctttattatcaatcatcaagtgtgaactcttgaaataacaatgaaatgacacaaggaaaaaTTGCTGAACTACTGatacgtatttaatactttatataaaaggcttttttttggtgacggcagcttaaagacgcctctcatatggagagtgaagtcacatgaattgctcaggtgtgagtttttcacctTTTCAATTCAACAAtgtaaaatcttgatggttctgtgggtctcgtctatcaaatctgatctttaatttctattttatatcaaattcaagtcaggtgattggcttggccattctacagcttgattttctttctctgaaagcatttgagagttttatTGGCTTCGTTTTGGATCATTGttatgctgaaatgtccaccctggtttcatcttcatcatcctgataatgtagatagatgttggattgaagcagctaatattaatttacaattagGAAGGGTAAAGGGTTGCTGAAGAAATACTgcgagatttcagctgctgtctggacatTCACTGCCTTTCTgaacctccctttcttcatgtgttcaatacttttttccctgcgtcatttaattttattacacataacttcatttgtaaaataattagttttgttttctttgaatatagtgatttatttggttgttaccaaagatgaaaatttcaagtcaacagcacttttagaaatacgttttctaagaaaaatggtgacgtgttcaatacttatttccccctaCTCTATctctctttaaaataatgacacaacTTGAAGGTGTCGCTAACACCAACAGTGACAAAACAGAACCGTTAAACTTTGATCGAGGTGTGATAAAAGTTAGCTGTTGCTATATATTAAAGTTGCACATTACCTCTGTAATGTTAGTCACAATCGTAAACTCGACTTTTATTATGCGCTCACCTTCCAAAGTTGCAAATATTTGTCATTTCCTCCTGTAATAGAGTAAGGTGTCGAGACTCACCGATCTAGATTCAAACATCCAATGACTGCGACCTTCTTCATCAACCTGATTCCACCATCTCAAGCCCACCAGCAGCCGTCCTGTCACATTCTCAAAtagaaaaacagagagaaacactCTAAGTGTTTACACTCTGAGTCTTCAAACTCCATTTAACTTCTACAATCTGAGTCGAATAGGATTTCACgtaaatttccatttttatttGGTTAGTTTAAACATACACTACCTGTCAaatgtcttgttgcctatccaagttttagaaacaacaaataataacttgacttctagttgatcttttggtgtcagaagtggcttatatgaaaggcaaagccctctagattacgcttattataccaaaataaaatatgatcatgccttaattttttattatttacttaagacaataaggtctgactttgctgagacaaaagtcttgtgactaaacagaaataatgtacagtatagaatataaagtcatggcgcagtgaaaaaagaatttatattgtgtatgactcccatgagcttggaggactgcatccatacatctctgcaatgactccaattattaataaagtcatccggaatggcaaagaaagcgttattgcaggactcccagagttcatcaagattctttggaattATCTTGAATGAATCCTACTTCATCTTACCccatacatgctcaataatgtttaggtctggtgactgggctggccaatcctggagcaccttgaccttctttgctttcagcaactttgatgtggaggctgagaaggagcgctatgctgctgaagaatttgccctctcttgtggtttgtaatgtaatgggcagcacaaacgtcttgatacctcaggctgttgatgttgccatccactctgcagatctctcgaatGCCCCATTCTGAatataaccctaaaccatgacttttccttcaccaaacttgactgacttctgtgagaatcttgggtccatccgggttccaataggtcttctacagtatttgtaatgattgggatgcagctcaacagatgattcatcagaaaaatctaccttctgccacttttacaaatgattaactagaggttaagttattatttgtttctctaaCAAATAGGGTTGGTACCGAAACCCGGTACCATTATGACAccagtacctttgtaaccggtatgcaccggaccgaattagcatatgaatttcggtgcctaattccggtgccactggtgctacgacaagaacgtaaagcaacataggtttctatcagggtacacacattggcaccgcaagtcggcggctgtccgttgcgccagccacgactcaggacactgttcatatttctgccgtgccacagagcgccatctgaatagtttcattttaaataacatgcgaatgtgtgcgtctgctgtgtgatacttttaactgtcatgtgcgcaccgtgtcgcggctctgagcggcgcatccggtgtgtgatgcCCTTAttaagcatcaaggggtgcatcaaaggcacacataagtacgaATTTtgtcacacacattttttacatggacatcaatactctgattttaatatgattaagacaatagtctgatcaagagtctaccatgtaaacagtgatttttgattatcttaaaggaccacagacacaaactgcggaggaaacatttataggccGGTGATGCAGTGACGTTAAtagatctatgtgctataacatgtaactttaatcatgaatgtaacattcaataagcaacttatgtaaacacctgaatcatgttattgtctcattcagattaaggcaaatcattagatcactgatttccttgtaaaagtagtcacaagccccaaacccagaaaaaagttgttccctgattttgatgacagcctttccacaggttatagtaagctaatgtaatgttaatagcataatgcaaatcttgcattcatgctaacaaacaaatgatcaaaagaaatatattaatgcaattcaaatatataaaatatgaattgatgtttactttaaacttattataaatatatattgttcaattaaaatgattgaaattattattattttttttggtcaaataattttgtggctaaaaagtaatggttttggcaccggtactgtttttaaagtatcgatttagcaccggtatcgaaattaCCCCAGACGATACCTAACCCTActaacaactgggatcgacaacaagacttttgtcaggtagtgtacttggCTTTAGTTAGTCATAATGATGTCAGCAAAAATGGAAATTTAAGTAACAGGAGAGGAAacgtattaaaatttaaaattagaTGAACTAACTATTGCCCtaacactatttttttttcttcaaaaattaaaaactggtgttatctcagccaaactaaaaatactacattctcaaaaaaataaataaataaataaatgtaataacaacaacaataataataaatataggaaatactgtgacaaaTGGCGGTTTCCATATATAATTGGTGGAACATGTAACATTGATTAAGTAAACGTATGATTTCATGTTAACTCCGTGCTCACCTTTACTGTCCAGAAGTCACATGAGAGGAGTAAAATAATGGTAACCATGTTGGCAATAAAACTTCGGCTGAGTAACTCACAAAAGAGGTAAATCAGGATGGCACTTGTGCGAAAGAAGAGGTGAAAGAAGCAGGCCAGAGGATGTctgaggaaaaaaacaacatgacTGACTGTATGGTGAATTATTTAGGCCTACATAAATGCTAAATATAACTAAAGGAAAAAAAAGGGTATTGAGACTGCTGAGTTTTACTGGTTCTAACACACAGTTAGAAAATAGGCCCTTTTTGAGTGTAAAAggaaaatattaatattgaaatgaaaatataTCAATGTCAATAAAGCTACCATATGGTTCTTTGCCCAATAAAGGTTTAACAGAAGTAATATTACCTCATGTCAAGCAAAATATTTGCCCCATTTCCTCAAATTTGAAACTCACTTGATGTTTGATTTCTTCTCTCTAAATGCATTTTCGTCCTCATGAAATAATGGCACTTCACCCTGAGAATCCTTCAAATAAACACTGAATCAGTCAAGATTTCAGCTCAACACAGCCAGCAGTTATgcttgtataattacagtttaCCTAATATTGCATCTTCAAGAGATagttaaacttaataaaaatatgaagcatATATTTCTTTAAAGGAAATATAAGTTAAAACTCACCTGTCGGATCATGTTGGCGCAGGTAGTTTTATTTCCGGATGACGTGTATGTAAACAACACACGTGTCCGCTCTATGGGAAACAAGCCTTACTAATAGTCAATTTCAAAGTCTTCCTTTAGGGGGCGTTCAGTGGCTCATAGATCCGTTCATAAAATGACAtccaattactttttttttatcttatatgcagatgttttattatattatatcatataagtCACGAGAAAATGTTGTTTCATGATCTACCTCAGAAAtcgtaaaatgttgtttttatttttctgattgATGATTTTCGTATCACTCAAAAACTATTGTTGATTACCTGACTTGACGGTTAGAAATACAACCTGACAACTACGTcgatgaagaaagaaagaaagaaagaaagaaagaaagaaagaaagaaagaaaaaaagaaagaaagaaagaaagaaagaaagaaagaaagaaagaaagaaagaaagaaaagaaagaaagaaagaaagagttaaGCTATTGTGAAACTATTCAGGAATGAGAACTCAGAAGATTCAAAGTAagtcaacattcattcattttcttttcagttagtcccttaatccagggtcaccacagcggaatgaacagccaatttatccagcacatgttttacacagtgaatgcctttccagccgcaacctatctctgggaaacatccatacacactcattcacactcatacactacggacaatttagcccacccaattcacctataccgcatgtcttttgactgtgggggaaaccggagcacccggaggaaacccacacgaacacagggagagtatacaaactccacacagaaactccaattgagccagccgaggctttaaccagcgaccttcttgctgtgaggcgatagcactacctactgcgtcgccctaaGTCAAcattccattttttttatttatttttttccgttttttatcataacaatgaaacatttacaTCACATTATATCACATTACATGCCAGGGAGCAAAACAGAAATGTATCTTTTAaacagattcagtttttacagctTTCTTGTTAGTACATTCAGAAATCAAAGACATATAAAGATTTAGATCTTCAAGAAGGATCTGAAACAAAGGTTTACGCTTACAAAATTTACACTTGTGTATAAAATATTTGGCCAAAAATataataagattaaataaataaaaagcatccGGGTGTTCATTCTGATGGTTATAtcctaaaataacattttcatattttaacataACATCAGTAACATATACCACTAAATATACCTACTACattttcccccccaaaaattgGTATATTCACAATTCCAAAAAATGTGAGACAGATCTTCAGTTTGGTGATCACAGAAGGAGCAATTTATATCAAAATCTTCAGAAATAAACCTTTGTAGAATAGCACCTAGGTATTATTTTATAAGACACTTCACAGATTTTATTGTACATTAGGGATTTCTGAGGTAAAGTCAATACTCTTTTCCAGTTAATATTACCTATATGTCTGTTCCAATAATAGA from Danio aesculapii chromosome 3, fDanAes4.1, whole genome shotgun sequence harbors:
- the zgc:112148 gene encoding Golgi apparatus membrane protein TVP23 homolog B; this encodes MIRQDSQGEVPLFHEDENAFREKKSNIKHPLACFFHLFFRTSAILIYLFCELLSRSFIANMVTIILLLSCDFWTVKNVTGRLLVGLRWWNQVDEEGRSHWMFESRSESSKNVVSNSESRIFWFGLVLCPVFWVFFVFSSLFSFNIKWLAVVIMGVVLQWANLYGYVRCKVGGGKNLKNMATNYFGIKLFNKVLNKTEGP